From a single bacterium HR11 genomic region:
- the sir gene encoding Sulfite reductase [ferredoxin] yields the protein MTTATVETEVRTTPEPTWELVLKRNSIERLKQEKFPLDIIQELPLLIARGYEAIPEEDIVRLNWWGLTHDKPKVGTFMVRIKVPGGRITSGQLIAVGELARRYGRNYGELTTRQGIQLHWVRLDQLPEVLEQIQAAGLTTVGGEGDTVRNITSCPVAGVDRAELFDVRPVVEAAARFFYGNRDYSNLPRKHKYTISACPAQCNAPEIHDVALVGTLKDGRPGFAVRVGGGLSATPRISRDLGVFVPIEEAIEVLRAVTDVWQTNLRYRLSRAKARIKFMVDDYGPEGVRAMVEARLGRRLEDGQAPAPTHDTDHLGVHPQKQEGLVYVGVPVPMGWVRGDQLVALGEIVGEFGGDVRFTRMQNFIVTGVPEDRLEWLTERLTAIGFDPRRNRLYGRSTACTDHQFCNYSVAETKGKLKDILAALEARFGRAVEELRIYVDGCPHACAHHWVGDIGLQGTTTQHPTKGVRVEAYDVCLRGGLGTRAAIGKPLLRRIPEDQIVEVLCRLVGAWLEWRAVQEEADGTFRDFLDAHTDDQLRAIALGTSPVDKAEAPTRGPVVHVPGMFLTFTDGADRIEVPARTVREALEWLRQRYPRLVQQVLAPDGNVSPLVNLFVGEEDIRNLQGLDTPLAPGQELIILPALSGG from the coding sequence ATGACGACGGCGACGGTCGAGACCGAAGTCCGCACGACCCCGGAGCCGACCTGGGAGCTCGTCCTGAAGCGGAACTCCATCGAGCGCCTCAAGCAGGAGAAGTTTCCCCTGGATATCATTCAGGAGCTTCCGCTGTTGATCGCCCGGGGCTACGAGGCCATCCCCGAGGAGGACATCGTCCGTCTGAACTGGTGGGGCCTGACCCACGACAAGCCGAAGGTCGGGACCTTCATGGTCCGTATCAAGGTCCCGGGCGGCCGCATCACGTCCGGCCAGCTCATCGCCGTCGGCGAGCTGGCGCGGCGGTACGGCCGGAACTACGGCGAGCTCACGACCCGTCAGGGGATCCAGCTCCACTGGGTGCGCCTCGACCAGCTCCCCGAGGTCCTGGAACAGATTCAGGCCGCCGGTCTCACGACCGTCGGCGGCGAGGGGGACACGGTCCGCAACATCACGAGTTGCCCCGTGGCCGGCGTCGATCGGGCCGAGCTGTTCGACGTACGGCCCGTCGTCGAGGCGGCGGCCCGATTCTTCTACGGGAATCGGGACTACTCGAACCTCCCCCGGAAACACAAGTACACCATCAGCGCCTGCCCGGCCCAGTGCAACGCCCCCGAGATCCACGACGTGGCGCTGGTCGGGACCCTCAAGGACGGCCGGCCCGGGTTCGCCGTCCGGGTCGGCGGAGGCCTGTCGGCGACGCCCCGGATTTCCCGGGACCTGGGTGTCTTTGTCCCCATCGAAGAGGCCATCGAGGTCCTGCGGGCCGTCACGGACGTATGGCAGACGAACCTGCGCTACCGCCTCAGCCGGGCGAAGGCCCGCATCAAGTTCATGGTCGACGACTACGGCCCCGAGGGCGTCCGGGCCATGGTCGAGGCCCGCTTGGGCCGCCGACTCGAAGACGGGCAGGCGCCGGCCCCGACCCACGACACCGACCATCTGGGCGTGCATCCGCAGAAGCAGGAGGGCCTCGTTTACGTGGGGGTTCCCGTCCCGATGGGCTGGGTCCGGGGCGACCAGCTCGTCGCCCTCGGGGAGATCGTCGGCGAGTTCGGCGGCGACGTGCGGTTCACGCGGATGCAGAACTTCATCGTCACGGGCGTCCCGGAAGACCGACTCGAGTGGCTCACGGAGCGGCTGACGGCTATCGGATTCGACCCCCGGCGGAACCGCCTTTATGGGCGGTCGACGGCCTGCACGGACCACCAGTTCTGCAACTACTCCGTCGCCGAGACCAAGGGCAAGCTCAAGGATATCTTAGCGGCGCTGGAGGCCCGGTTCGGCCGGGCTGTCGAGGAACTCCGGATTTACGTGGACGGATGCCCCCACGCCTGCGCCCACCACTGGGTCGGCGACATCGGCCTCCAGGGGACGACGACCCAGCACCCCACGAAGGGCGTCCGGGTCGAGGCCTACGACGTCTGCCTGCGGGGCGGCCTCGGGACGCGGGCCGCCATCGGCAAGCCCCTGCTCCGGCGGATTCCCGAGGACCAGATCGTCGAAGTCCTCTGCCGCTTGGTCGGGGCGTGGCTCGAATGGCGGGCCGTCCAGGAGGAGGCCGACGGGACGTTCCGGGACTTCCTGGACGCCCATACGGACGACCAGCTCCGGGCCATCGCCCTGGGGACGTCGCCCGTGGACAAAGCCGAGGCCCCCACGCGCGGGCCGGTCGTCCACGTGCCCGGCATGTTCCTGACCTTCACGGACGGGGCCGACCGCATCGAGGTCCCGGCCCGGACGGTCCGGGAGGCCCTGGAATGGCTCCGCCAGCGGTATCCGCGACTCGTTCAGCAGGTCCTGGCGCCCGACGGAAACGTGTCTCCCCTGGTGAATCTGTTCGTAGGCGAGGAGGACATCCGCAACCTCCAAGGTCTCGACACGCCCCTGGCGCCCGGCCAGGAACTCATCATCCTGCCGGCCCTATCGGGCGGATGA
- the ycfH gene encoding putative metal-dependent hydrolase YcfH, giving the protein MIVDGHAHLEDPRFDGDRPEVLERAWENYVRAILTVHCDLEPRRAQLTLDLTERYPFVWAAFGLHPHEARRWDEAVAHQLAQYWTHPRVVAIGETGLDYHYMHSPREAQRTVFAWHIAQAVERGLPLVVHTREAHDDTLALLREAPIERTQVVIHCYTGDAETVRRYLDLGCYVSFSGIVTFDRAADVQAAARVVPLDRLLVETDSPYLAPVPYRGRRNEPAYVLKVVEAIARLRGMKIGDLKDAVYQNFLRAYPRVRPFRESPLGNDARP; this is encoded by the coding sequence ATGATCGTTGACGGCCACGCCCATCTGGAGGACCCCCGCTTTGACGGAGACCGGCCCGAGGTCCTGGAACGGGCATGGGAAAACTACGTCCGGGCGATCCTGACCGTCCACTGCGACCTGGAGCCTCGGCGGGCGCAACTCACGCTGGACCTGACCGAGCGGTACCCCTTCGTGTGGGCGGCCTTCGGCCTCCATCCCCATGAGGCTCGCCGATGGGACGAGGCCGTCGCCCATCAACTGGCGCAATACTGGACCCATCCTCGCGTCGTGGCCATCGGGGAAACCGGCCTGGACTACCACTACATGCATAGCCCCCGGGAGGCTCAGCGGACCGTCTTCGCCTGGCACATCGCCCAGGCCGTCGAGCGGGGCCTCCCCCTCGTGGTCCATACCCGAGAGGCCCACGACGATACCCTGGCCCTCTTGCGAGAGGCGCCCATCGAACGAACGCAGGTCGTCATCCACTGCTATACCGGCGACGCCGAAACCGTCCGACGCTACCTGGACCTGGGGTGCTACGTCTCCTTCTCGGGTATCGTCACCTTCGACCGGGCCGCCGATGTCCAGGCCGCCGCTCGGGTCGTCCCCCTCGACCGCCTCCTCGTCGAGACCGATAGCCCCTACTTAGCCCCCGTGCCCTACCGGGGGCGACGGAACGAACCGGCCTACGTCCTGAAGGTCGTCGAGGCCATCGCCCGCCTGCGGGGCATGAAGATCGGAGACCTGAAAGATGCCGTCTACCAAAACTTTCTTCGGGCTTACCCTCGTGTACGTCCTTTCCGGGAGTCTCCTCTTGGGAACGACGCCCGCCCCTAA
- a CDS encoding Ferredoxin — protein sequence MAYIICEPCIGTKDTACVDACPVDCIHPKKGEAAGYRPDVQVAYDEVDQLYIHPEECIDCGACQPVCPVSAIFPQDEVPAQWESYIEKNKMFYQLAWPEFKEKYGIK from the coding sequence ATGGCGTACATCATCTGCGAGCCTTGCATCGGCACGAAGGATACCGCCTGCGTGGACGCTTGCCCCGTCGACTGCATCCATCCCAAGAAGGGGGAGGCCGCCGGATATCGGCCGGACGTCCAGGTCGCTTACGACGAGGTCGACCAGCTGTACATCCACCCCGAGGAGTGCATCGACTGCGGGGCGTGCCAGCCGGTATGTCCCGTTTCGGCCATCTTCCCGCAGGACGAAGTCCCGGCCCAGTGGGAGTCCTACATCGAAAAGAACAAGATGTTCTATCAGCTGGCATGGCCGGAATTCAAGGAGAAATACGGCATTAAGTGA
- the cysH gene encoding Thioredoxin-dependent 5'-adenylylsulfate reductase, whose product MMRRVVFDDLEIGEIAVELDDQPPPAVIAWALETFGDGVAVVTALQAEGMAILDMAVRIRPDVRVITVDTGRLPQATYEFLDRVRERYPQARFEVLFPDYREVEAMVRRHGVNLFYRSVPLRLLCCQIRKVRPLVRALEGLDAWITGLRREQWASRANIRKVELDHDHGGIVKVNPLADWTKEEVWEYLETHGVPVHPLYARGYTSIGCEPCTRPIQPGEDDRAGRWWWEQGAPKECGIHCPIETGGFEHEAHAILKEAHPETEAVPVGGGSHER is encoded by the coding sequence ATGATGCGACGGGTCGTTTTCGACGACCTCGAGATCGGTGAGATCGCCGTCGAACTGGACGACCAGCCGCCCCCGGCCGTCATCGCCTGGGCCCTAGAGACCTTCGGCGACGGCGTCGCCGTCGTCACGGCCCTGCAGGCCGAGGGGATGGCCATCCTGGACATGGCCGTCCGGATTCGGCCCGACGTGCGGGTGATCACCGTCGACACGGGCCGCCTGCCCCAGGCGACCTACGAGTTTCTGGACCGCGTCCGAGAACGCTACCCGCAGGCCCGCTTCGAGGTCCTGTTCCCGGACTACCGGGAGGTCGAGGCGATGGTCCGCCGCCACGGCGTCAACCTGTTTTACCGCTCCGTCCCTCTGCGCCTCCTCTGCTGTCAGATTCGGAAAGTGCGGCCCCTGGTCCGGGCCCTCGAGGGACTCGACGCCTGGATCACGGGCCTGCGCCGGGAGCAGTGGGCCTCCCGGGCGAACATCCGGAAGGTCGAGCTGGACCACGACCACGGCGGCATCGTAAAGGTCAATCCCCTGGCCGACTGGACGAAGGAGGAGGTCTGGGAGTACCTGGAGACGCACGGCGTGCCGGTCCATCCCCTGTACGCCCGGGGCTACACGAGCATCGGCTGTGAACCCTGCACCCGGCCGATTCAACCCGGCGAGGACGACCGGGCCGGCCGCTGGTGGTGGGAGCAGGGCGCACCCAAGGAATGCGGCATCCACTGCCCCATCGAGACGGGCGGGTTCGAACACGAGGCGCACGCCATCCTGAAGGAAGCCCACCCGGAGACCGAAGCGGTGCCGGTCGGCGGAGGGAGCCATGAGCGGTGA
- the bepA_4 gene encoding Beta-barrel assembly-enhancing protease — MWPPRDDLGFFLRTLVHQKRSGIVRRGRPPVRRSLYFHEGRLVFAHSNVKREKLGFFLVQQGILASEAELQSVLQAKGTERLGHYLVQQGVLTQQDLQRLLELQVRTIFTACFYDDAPFEWEERPQPVLPDLIVPVDLSALIEEAVLNDPRPEAYLKRLPAAAWWVIQSDQAVLQRAFFHVEDQLLRSQVVHPRRVQELLDQSGLPPEEAARRLYLGLLFGYLAAHPPERYEKVAPRLWSAGSEYLNPLPPDWEVLADRSADMTAWELLALPPDSPWERVQERYEQFRDWLLPIRYRKDLSPEKQAKLERLLQRVENAYREIRRAFDMRTPTFGIPVGDLSTEALLQRAETFIEQGRFEEARHLLTRYRAVLEKNARFHYLMALTLAHQGETQPEAEAYLQKALELEPLNWDYWVELAVLYKDMGQIRRAIETLERVLRQEPQHFRAQQLLRLYRAWHEARHDR; from the coding sequence ATGTGGCCACCCCGAGACGACTTGGGATTCTTCCTTCGGACGCTGGTCCACCAAAAGCGCTCCGGCATCGTCCGGCGGGGGCGGCCGCCGGTCCGCCGGAGTCTGTACTTTCATGAGGGCCGTCTGGTCTTCGCCCACTCCAACGTGAAACGGGAGAAGCTGGGGTTCTTCCTCGTCCAGCAGGGCATTCTCGCCTCAGAGGCGGAACTCCAGTCCGTCTTGCAGGCCAAGGGCACCGAACGTTTGGGCCATTACTTGGTCCAACAGGGGGTCTTGACTCAGCAAGACCTCCAGCGACTCCTGGAACTCCAGGTCCGGACGATCTTCACGGCCTGTTTTTACGACGACGCCCCCTTCGAGTGGGAAGAACGGCCCCAGCCCGTCCTGCCGGACCTCATCGTGCCCGTCGACCTGAGCGCCCTGATCGAGGAAGCCGTCCTCAACGACCCCCGGCCCGAAGCCTATCTAAAGCGCTTACCGGCGGCCGCCTGGTGGGTCATTCAGAGCGACCAGGCCGTCCTTCAACGGGCGTTTTTTCACGTCGAAGACCAGCTCCTGCGGAGTCAAGTCGTGCACCCCCGGCGGGTTCAAGAGTTGCTCGACCAGAGCGGTCTACCGCCCGAGGAGGCGGCCCGGCGTCTCTACCTGGGCCTCTTGTTCGGGTACCTGGCCGCCCACCCGCCCGAGCGGTATGAAAAAGTGGCGCCCCGGTTGTGGTCGGCCGGCAGTGAGTACCTGAACCCTCTGCCGCCGGACTGGGAGGTCCTGGCCGACCGGTCGGCCGACATGACGGCCTGGGAGCTCTTGGCCCTGCCGCCGGACTCGCCCTGGGAGCGGGTCCAGGAGCGCTACGAGCAGTTCCGGGACTGGCTCCTCCCCATCCGATATCGGAAGGACCTGAGCCCGGAGAAACAGGCGAAGCTCGAGCGCCTCCTCCAGCGGGTCGAAAACGCCTACCGGGAAATCCGCCGCGCCTTCGACATGCGGACGCCGACCTTTGGGATTCCCGTGGGGGACCTATCCACGGAGGCTCTGCTCCAGCGGGCGGAGACCTTCATCGAACAGGGCCGCTTCGAGGAAGCCCGTCATCTCCTGACGCGGTACCGGGCCGTCCTTGAAAAGAATGCCCGCTTCCATTACCTTATGGCCCTGACCTTAGCCCATCAGGGGGAAACCCAGCCGGAAGCGGAGGCCTACCTGCAGAAGGCCCTCGAGCTGGAACCCCTCAACTGGGACTACTGGGTCGAGTTGGCCGTGTTGTATAAGGACATGGGCCAGATCCGGCGGGCCATCGAGACGCTCGAGAGAGTCTTGCGCCAGGAGCCCCAACATTTTCGGGCCCAACAGCTCCTTCGGCTCTACCGGGCTTGGCACGAGGCGCGCCATGATCGTTGA
- the bepA_3 gene encoding Beta-barrel assembly-enhancing protease translates to MNPQAWQDLQEALRTVLGEGRWEEALGLTPEAVSVLVQTARQLVEQGRLDEAQTLLEGLVVLYPQEAYLHTALGCVYMRKGWAEDAVAAFQCALTRDPTDVAAHTYLGELYLTQGAVEAALRHLARAVELDPAGTDPYANRARLLSGLAAALARNGVENGGPSGGNAGVL, encoded by the coding sequence ATGAACCCGCAGGCGTGGCAAGACCTCCAAGAGGCCCTCCGAACGGTCTTGGGCGAGGGCCGATGGGAAGAAGCCCTCGGGCTGACCCCCGAGGCCGTCTCGGTCCTCGTCCAGACGGCCCGTCAGCTGGTCGAGCAGGGCCGGCTCGACGAAGCCCAGACCCTCCTGGAGGGGCTGGTCGTGCTGTATCCCCAAGAGGCCTATCTGCATACGGCCCTGGGGTGCGTCTACATGCGGAAAGGTTGGGCCGAAGACGCCGTCGCCGCCTTTCAGTGCGCCCTGACCCGGGACCCGACGGACGTCGCCGCCCATACGTATTTAGGCGAACTCTACCTGACCCAGGGAGCCGTCGAGGCGGCCCTGCGCCATCTGGCCCGGGCCGTCGAACTCGACCCGGCCGGGACGGACCCCTATGCGAATCGGGCCCGTCTGCTCAGCGGCCTGGCGGCGGCCCTGGCCCGGAACGGCGTCGAAAACGGCGGGCCCTCCGGCGGGAACGCCGGCGTCCTGTGA
- the pdeB_1 gene encoding Cyclic di-GMP phosphodiesterase PdeB, with translation MRHRRGRAVEGGLLDELAAQVDRGLDLEALAQAVLEVLVRRTGSVGGWVCVNTPTPGRWQVVARQGPVTPGACCRSQEAAWPGGPACAFRAAEGNGPPLQAMEIPLHSGGSLIGVVRLYGRERRQPRLSAETRTFLQGWLGAVLAGVAEVTALRGLYRQLFERLPVGIYRSTPEGRIITANPAAVRMFGYEREEEFCALNATQLYVDPEDRRRWLQMLQEQGEVLDFVAPMRRKDGQVLWVRDSARAIRDAAGQVVYLEGVLEDVTAARQAEEALQESEARYRRLVELSPEGVGVHLDGRLVYVNPAGARILGAASPEEIIGRPVADFVHPDYRALVEERIRRMLTVGGSVELIEEKFVRLDGQVIDVEVAATAIPYRGRTAVMVVVRDVTERKRAEAERSRLLDRMKAQQAALVRLATEPALAEGRLDDLWPVLTATVADVLGVERVNVWEFSPDGSELRCRMGFERTARRHSAGDVLPMYRYPRYLEALQSGLVIEAPDVHQDPRTAELTADYWAPLGIASSLDAPIRLRGRVVGVLCCEHVGTPRTWAPDEVAFVTEVADLIAQAFLNAEVRRLAEEVQKRADRAIRLHRASEALSVPRPFPMTAEVIGREAARLADTDRVAVYLVHPDGTVTCAWSQGVSEAWTRHAVRWYGQRVGSTAGTEPLWASFETGWPAETFPAAARREGVRSMAVWPVVYEARTRAFIECVYDRDRSWSDDERELMQAYTRQAAIALENARLMTELQQRAILDPLTGVYNRRYLEDALERALASVRRGAGPHALLYIDLDKFKVVNDVLGHFAGDNVLRDLAQHLLQRTRKSDLLARVGGDEFAVLVYHRDVAAAEQAAEGFRQAVEGYRFQTGSYEFRFTASIGVAPITPDVATVADVLMRADLACYVAKMSGRNRVHRYTPDDVRWSHRVMDEVRRVQQVREALQQGRMALVFQPVVQLSTGTPVFYEALVRMVRDDGTLVAAQEFLPLAERYDFIHEVDRWVLARLLEAVHRWSSPWGLSVNVSGALFGDPAGLELVERLIQQWGASGRLIVEIPESVLLQRAPHAQSLIRKWREMGSRWALDGFGGPLSLLESLQSTPFDYVKVDVRPLAALNWTPPGRAAVEAICRVAQALGLKVVAKGVEDERTAAVLREVGVDYAQGFLWGRPQPL, from the coding sequence ATGAGGCACAGGCGTGGCCGGGCCGTCGAAGGGGGACTCCTGGACGAGCTGGCGGCGCAGGTCGATAGGGGGCTGGACCTGGAGGCCCTTGCGCAGGCCGTCCTGGAGGTCTTGGTCCGCCGGACGGGGAGCGTCGGGGGCTGGGTCTGTGTGAACACGCCGACCCCCGGTCGCTGGCAGGTCGTGGCCCGTCAGGGGCCGGTTACGCCGGGGGCCTGTTGTCGAAGTCAGGAAGCGGCGTGGCCAGGGGGTCCGGCGTGCGCGTTTCGGGCCGCTGAGGGGAATGGGCCTCCTCTGCAGGCCATGGAGATTCCCCTGCACTCGGGCGGCTCGCTCATCGGGGTCGTTCGTCTTTACGGTCGGGAGCGTCGGCAACCTCGGCTCTCGGCGGAAACCCGCACGTTCCTTCAGGGCTGGCTGGGGGCCGTCTTGGCCGGTGTCGCCGAAGTGACGGCTCTCCGGGGTCTGTACCGCCAGCTCTTTGAGCGTCTCCCCGTCGGCATCTACCGCTCCACGCCGGAGGGTCGGATCATCACCGCCAATCCGGCCGCCGTCCGGATGTTCGGATACGAGCGGGAAGAGGAATTCTGTGCCCTGAACGCCACCCAGCTCTACGTGGACCCTGAAGACCGCCGGCGGTGGCTTCAGATGCTCCAGGAGCAGGGCGAGGTCCTTGATTTTGTCGCCCCCATGCGCCGAAAGGACGGTCAGGTCCTGTGGGTCCGGGACAGCGCCCGGGCTATCCGGGACGCGGCCGGTCAGGTCGTTTACCTGGAGGGCGTCCTGGAGGACGTGACGGCCGCCCGTCAGGCCGAGGAGGCCCTGCAGGAGAGCGAGGCCCGCTATCGTCGCCTCGTCGAGCTGTCGCCCGAGGGGGTCGGCGTCCACTTAGACGGCCGACTCGTGTACGTGAACCCGGCCGGCGCCCGCATCTTGGGCGCCGCCTCGCCCGAGGAAATCATCGGTCGGCCCGTCGCGGACTTCGTCCATCCAGACTATCGGGCCTTGGTCGAGGAGCGCATTCGCCGCATGTTGACGGTCGGCGGCTCGGTCGAGCTCATCGAGGAGAAGTTCGTCCGCCTGGACGGGCAAGTCATCGACGTGGAGGTGGCGGCGACGGCGATCCCATACCGGGGCCGAACGGCCGTGATGGTCGTCGTCCGGGACGTCACAGAGCGCAAGCGCGCCGAGGCGGAACGAAGCCGCCTCTTGGATCGCATGAAGGCGCAGCAGGCGGCCTTAGTCCGTCTGGCTACAGAACCGGCCCTGGCGGAGGGTCGGCTGGACGATCTCTGGCCCGTCCTGACGGCGACCGTGGCCGACGTCCTGGGGGTCGAACGGGTCAACGTATGGGAGTTCTCGCCGGACGGGTCCGAACTCCGTTGTCGGATGGGCTTCGAGCGCACGGCCCGCCGGCACTCGGCGGGGGACGTCCTTCCCATGTACAGGTATCCCCGTTACCTGGAGGCCCTCCAGTCGGGCCTGGTCATCGAGGCGCCCGACGTTCATCAGGACCCCCGGACGGCCGAACTGACGGCCGACTACTGGGCGCCGCTGGGGATCGCCTCGTCGTTAGACGCTCCGATCCGCCTGCGGGGCCGGGTCGTCGGGGTCCTCTGCTGTGAGCACGTGGGGACGCCCCGGACGTGGGCGCCCGACGAGGTCGCCTTCGTCACGGAGGTCGCCGACCTCATCGCGCAAGCCTTTTTAAACGCCGAGGTCCGCCGTCTGGCCGAGGAGGTCCAGAAGCGGGCCGACCGGGCCATCCGGCTCCATCGGGCCAGCGAGGCCCTCAGCGTGCCCCGGCCCTTCCCGATGACGGCCGAGGTCATCGGTCGGGAGGCGGCTCGCCTGGCCGACACCGACCGGGTGGCCGTCTATCTGGTCCATCCCGACGGTACGGTCACCTGCGCCTGGTCCCAGGGCGTCTCTGAGGCCTGGACCCGCCATGCGGTCCGTTGGTATGGGCAGAGGGTCGGCTCGACGGCGGGGACCGAGCCCCTCTGGGCTTCCTTCGAGACGGGCTGGCCGGCCGAGACCTTCCCGGCGGCGGCCCGCCGGGAGGGCGTTCGGTCGATGGCCGTCTGGCCCGTCGTCTATGAGGCCCGGACTCGGGCTTTTATCGAGTGCGTCTACGACCGGGACCGCTCATGGTCCGACGACGAGCGAGAGCTCATGCAGGCCTATACCCGGCAGGCGGCCATCGCCCTGGAGAACGCCCGCCTGATGACCGAGCTCCAGCAGAGGGCCATCCTGGACCCCTTGACCGGCGTTTACAACCGTCGGTACCTGGAAGACGCTTTGGAACGGGCCCTGGCTTCGGTCCGTCGGGGTGCCGGCCCTCATGCCTTGTTGTACATCGACCTGGACAAGTTCAAGGTCGTCAATGACGTCCTGGGCCACTTCGCCGGCGACAACGTCCTGCGGGACCTGGCCCAGCATCTCCTTCAGCGGACCCGGAAGAGCGACCTGCTGGCCCGCGTGGGCGGCGACGAGTTCGCCGTCCTGGTCTACCACCGGGACGTGGCGGCGGCCGAGCAGGCGGCCGAGGGCTTTCGGCAGGCCGTCGAGGGCTACCGCTTCCAGACGGGAAGCTACGAGTTCCGTTTTACGGCCAGCATCGGCGTCGCCCCCATCACACCGGACGTCGCGACGGTCGCCGACGTCCTGATGCGGGCCGACCTGGCCTGCTACGTCGCCAAGATGTCGGGCCGCAACCGGGTCCACCGCTACACGCCCGACGACGTCCGGTGGTCCCATCGGGTCATGGACGAGGTCCGGCGGGTCCAGCAAGTCCGGGAAGCCCTTCAGCAGGGCCGAATGGCCCTCGTCTTTCAGCCGGTCGTCCAGCTCTCGACGGGGACGCCCGTGTTTTATGAGGCCCTCGTCCGGATGGTCCGGGACGACGGGACCCTCGTGGCCGCCCAGGAGTTCCTGCCCCTGGCCGAACGGTACGACTTCATCCACGAGGTGGACCGGTGGGTCCTGGCCCGCCTCCTCGAGGCGGTCCATCGATGGTCGTCCCCGTGGGGATTGTCCGTGAACGTATCGGGCGCTTTGTTCGGCGACCCGGCGGGCCTCGAGCTGGTGGAGAGGCTCATCCAGCAGTGGGGGGCTTCGGGTCGCCTCATCGTGGAAATCCCCGAGTCGGTCCTCCTTCAACGGGCGCCCCACGCCCAGTCCCTGATTCGAAAATGGCGTGAGATGGGGAGCCGCTGGGCCCTCGACGGCTTCGGGGGCCCACTTTCGCTCCTGGAATCCCTGCAGTCCACGCCCTTCGATTACGTAAAGGTCGACGTGCGGCCCCTGGCGGCCCTGAACTGGACGCCGCCCGGCCGGGCCGCCGTCGAGGCCATCTGCCGGGTCGCCCAAGCGCTGGGCCTGAAGGTCGTCGCCAAGGGCGTCGAGGACGAGCGGACGGCCGCCGTCTTACGGGAAGTCGGCGTCGACTATGCGCAGGGATTCCTCTGGGGACGACCCCAGCCCCTGTAA
- the queA gene encoding S-adenosylmethionine:tRNA ribosyltransferase-isomerase codes for MESCFSLSAYDYELPRELIAQTPVEPRDQARMMVLWLRQRRWEHRRFFELPAFLQEGDVVVVNNSRVIPARLYGRLARGDRERPVEVLLVRSLSSEAAAPERWHALLRPSRRIRPGDVLRFPADVRATVVERTPEGDWVLAFESPRPLQTMLDDIGWMPVPPYIVRRDPSLAERDRRWYQTVYAKVQGSIAAPTAGLHFTPRVIQALQEKGVVWCEVTLHVGPGTFRPVRTPDVRHHRMDPEWYEIPPDVWAAIETARRRGRRVLVVGTTTTRALESAARHDPPCLSGWADVFIYPGYEFRVVRDLLTNFHLPRSTLLMLVCALGGRDFILAAYREAVRERYRFYSYGDCMLLLDA; via the coding sequence ATGGAATCCTGTTTTTCTTTATCGGCGTATGATTACGAACTGCCCCGAGAGCTGATCGCCCAGACGCCCGTCGAGCCGCGGGACCAGGCCCGCATGATGGTCCTGTGGCTCCGTCAGCGGCGCTGGGAACACCGGCGATTTTTTGAATTGCCGGCCTTCCTGCAGGAGGGGGACGTCGTCGTCGTCAATAACAGCCGGGTCATCCCGGCCCGTCTGTACGGTCGCCTCGCCCGAGGAGACCGGGAACGTCCCGTCGAGGTCCTCCTCGTCCGGTCCCTTTCGTCGGAGGCGGCCGCCCCCGAACGATGGCACGCCCTGCTCCGTCCGAGTCGGCGGATTCGTCCCGGCGATGTCCTCCGGTTCCCGGCCGACGTCCGGGCGACCGTCGTGGAGCGGACCCCCGAGGGCGATTGGGTCCTGGCCTTCGAGAGTCCCCGGCCGCTCCAGACCATGCTGGACGACATCGGGTGGATGCCCGTCCCGCCCTATATCGTCCGCCGGGACCCGAGCCTGGCCGAGCGGGACCGCCGGTGGTACCAGACGGTGTACGCCAAGGTCCAAGGCTCCATCGCCGCCCCGACGGCCGGCCTCCACTTCACGCCCCGTGTGATCCAAGCCCTCCAGGAAAAGGGCGTCGTGTGGTGTGAGGTCACGCTCCACGTCGGGCCCGGCACCTTTCGGCCCGTCCGGACGCCCGACGTGCGTCACCACCGGATGGACCCCGAGTGGTACGAGATTCCCCCCGACGTATGGGCCGCGATCGAGACCGCCCGCCGACGGGGCCGCCGGGTCCTGGTCGTCGGGACGACGACGACCCGGGCCCTCGAATCGGCCGCCCGTCATGACCCCCCGTGCCTGTCCGGCTGGGCCGACGTCTTCATCTATCCGGGCTACGAATTCCGGGTCGTTCGGGACCTCCTGACGAATTTCCACCTGCCGAGGAGCACGCTCCTAATGTTGGTCTGCGCCCTGGGCGGTCGGGACTTCATCCTGGCGGCCTACCGGGAAGCCGTCCGGGAGCGCTACCGCTTTTACAGTTACGGGGACTGCATGTTGTTGCTGGATGCATAG